A single genomic interval of Lathyrus oleraceus cultivar Zhongwan6 chromosome 7, CAAS_Psat_ZW6_1.0, whole genome shotgun sequence harbors:
- the LOC127104311 gene encoding uncharacterized protein LOC127104311 produces MRLKQRSSKREKVAEQAQQAKFIKKVGKVKEKQIKCLVTTDNLRENSKNHNDSIKKGMFNNNLRKKIYMKEVSCYNFQKLSHYATYCYLNKDLMTNDIEEVKFAHAGGSDSDDVLLMANTQPSDDQAKKVIRFADGMHITLEGKGNIIVVRKDGMKDTISDALYVPFMTCNLISISQLLAKGYNMKMVVNQMKVFVSEGRLILRVPFVENKTFKIEINMVDHKCLSSTVKEDNN; encoded by the exons ATGAGATTGAAGCAAAGAAGCTCAAAGAGGGAGAAAGTGGCTGAACAGGCACAACAAGCAAAATTCATCAAGAAAGTTGGAAAGGTAAAAGAGAAGCAGATAAAATGTCTTGTTACTACTGATAATTTAAGAGAGAATTCAAAGAATCACAATGATTCAATCAAGAAAGGCATGTTCAACAATAATTTAAGGAAGAAGATTTACATGAAGGAGGTGTCGTGTTATAATTTTCAAAAACTTAGCCATTATGCAACATATTGTTACCTAAATAAGGATTTGATGACAAACGATATTGAAGAAGTTAAGTTTGCTCATGCAGGAGGAAGTGACTCTGATGATGTGTTGTTAATGGCCAACACTCAACCTAGTGATGATCAAGCTAAG AAGGTGATCAGATTTGCAGATGGCATGCATATCACATTAGAAGGAAAGGGAAACATAATTGTGGTGAGAAAAGATGGTATGAAGGATACCATTTCTGATGCACTGTATGTTCCTTTTATGACATGTAATTTGATAAGTATCAGTCAATTACTTGCAAAAGGTTATAACATGAAGATGGTAGTTAATCAGATGAAGGTGTTTGTTAGTGAAGGAAGATTGATCTTGCGAGTACCATTCGTAGAAAAcaaaaccttcaagattgagaTCAACATGGTTGATCATAAATGTCTTTCTTCAACTGTAAAGGAAGACAATAACTAG